A genomic window from Lycium barbarum isolate Lr01 chromosome 4, ASM1917538v2, whole genome shotgun sequence includes:
- the LOC132637434 gene encoding uncharacterized protein LOC132637434 — protein sequence MEDLNGDYFSLLVDESCDVSRKEQMAIVLRYVDRWGSVVERFIGIVHVRNTSALCLKEAIVNYLAQHSLSLSNIRGQCYDGASNMQGRLSGLKILIQQESRSAHAIHCFAHQLQLTLVGVSKKCLPVGELVLLVSNVLNVVGGSFKRMDELRESQAEKVQEALDMGEVETSKGLNQELGLARAADTRWGSHYKSFKNFISMFGSITDVLDTIVVDSECVEDSCKATGYLRVCQTFEIAFILHLMRDILAITNEINESLQKKEQYIENAMLLVKVAKKRFQDLREEGWIIDWQLQEFNDRFNEERTDLLIGVACLNPVDSFSSFDINKILRMVELYPDDFGEDIMVTLKNQLETYIVDVRDVDERFSNLKGLGDLSKELVKAKKHLNYPFVFRLVKFALLLPVATATVERAFSAMKLIKSELRNRMDDDFMSGCMVPYVEKNIFKTVSDESIMNSYLFGSGEPANNSQTTRNQEKAPTNDRAPKPSCFNYNGDILFDGQTRKEESAAHKLY from the exons ATGGAGGACCTAAATGGTGACTATTTCTCATTGCTAGTTGACGAATCTTGTGATGTGTCACGTAAGGAGCAAATGGCAATTGTTTTGCGATATGTTGATAGATGGGGATCTGTGGTGGAACGCTTTATTGGGATTGTTCATGTTCGTAATACTAGTGCTCTATGTTTAAAAGAAGCAATTGTGAACTACCTTGCTCAACATTCTTTGAGTTTATCTAATATACGTGGACAATGCTATGATGGAGCAAGCAATATGCAAGGGCGTCTAAGTGGCCTTAAAATTTTGATTCAACAGGAAAGTAGATCAGCTCATGCGATTCATTGTTTTGCTCATCAACTTCAATTGACTCTTGTCGGGGTATCTAAAAAATGTCTTCCAGTTGGAGAACTTGTATTGTTGGTTTCTAATGTCTTAAATGTAGTGGGAGGTTCTTTTAAACGCATGGATGAACTTCGAGAATCTCAAGCAGAAAAAGTTCAAGAGGCACTAGATATGGGCGAGGTTGAAACTAGTAAGGGCTTGAATCAAGAGCTTGGTCTTGCTAGAGCTGCTGATACTCGTTGGGGTTCACACTACAAATCATTTAAGAACTTCATTAGTATGTTTGGCTCTATTACTGATGTTCTTGATACTATTGTTGTTGATTCCGAATGTGTTGAAGATAGTTGTAAGGCAACAGGATATCTTAGagtttgtcaaacatttgaaatTGCTTTCATATTGCACTTAATGAGAGATATTTTGGCGATTACAAATGAGATTAATGAATCCTTACAAAAGAAAgaacaatatattgaaaatgccATGTTACTTGTTAAAGTGGCGAAGAAACGATTTCAAGATCTGAGAGAAGAAGGATGG ATTATTGATTGGCAACTTCAAGAATTCAATGATCGTTTTAATGAGGAGAGAACGGATTTGCTTATTGGAGTTGCTTGCTTGAATCCAGTTGACTCGTTTTCTAGTTTTGACATTAATAAAATATTGAGAATGGTTGAATTATATCCTGATGATTTTGGTGAAGATATAATGGTTACTCTTAAAAATCAGCTTGAGACTTATATTGTTGATGTCCGTGATGTTGATGAAAGGTTCTCCAACCTGAAAGGACTTGGCGATCTTTCTAAAGAGCTAGTTAAGGCAAAGAAACATTTAAATTATCCCTTTGTGTTTCGCCTTGTAAAATTTGCATTGCTCCTACCGGTCGCCACCGCTACAGTTGAAAGAGCTTTTTCGGCGATGAAGTTGATAAAGAGTGAATTGCGAAATCGAATGGATGACGACTTCATGAGCGGTTGTATGGTGCCTTATgtagaaaaaaatatatttaagacCGTTTCTGATGAGAGTATTATGAATAG CTATCTGTTTGGAAGTGGAGAGCCTGCTAACAATTCTCAGACTACTCGCAACCAGGAAAAGGCTCCAACTAATGATCGTGCCCCAAAGCCAAGCTGCTTCAACTACAATGGAGACATCCTATTTGATGGACAAACAAGGAAGGAAGAGTCTGCTGCTCATAAGCTTTACTAG